One Dasania marina DSM 21967 DNA segment encodes these proteins:
- a CDS encoding TIGR04211 family SH3 domain-containing protein, whose product MIVKLLTPHLLPFTLVGLVAFSALFASSQVYSQEMRYIRDTLFVPLRSGQSYKHRIVHKGLESGTPLILLEESEDEAYSRVKTNSGIEGWLQTQYLSDEPSARAQLESFKLENDKLKAQSATLKKELNTISKQYQDAKSTMAQLSKGQQSSEQELAEIKSISANAISLNSENKDLLQLNQVLQNKVDMLTTDNQHLNDKLDNDAFLNGAFAVLIGVFITLLVPRLWPSKSSEWA is encoded by the coding sequence ATGATCGTGAAATTGTTAACCCCTCATTTACTGCCTTTTACTTTAGTCGGCTTAGTGGCCTTTAGCGCTCTATTTGCCAGCAGCCAAGTTTACAGCCAAGAAATGCGCTATATCAGAGACACCTTATTCGTGCCCTTGCGCAGTGGCCAAAGCTACAAGCACCGCATTGTGCATAAAGGCTTAGAAAGCGGCACACCCTTAATCTTATTAGAAGAATCTGAAGACGAAGCCTATAGCCGTGTTAAAACCAATTCCGGTATAGAGGGCTGGCTACAAACTCAGTACCTATCAGACGAGCCTTCAGCGCGCGCGCAACTAGAGAGCTTTAAATTAGAGAATGATAAATTAAAAGCGCAAAGCGCCACACTCAAAAAAGAACTCAACACCATCAGCAAACAATATCAGGATGCCAAATCCACCATGGCACAACTGAGTAAAGGCCAGCAAAGCAGCGAACAAGAACTGGCAGAAATTAAATCCATATCGGCCAATGCGATTAGCCTTAACAGTGAGAACAAAGACTTATTGCAACTAAACCAAGTATTGCAAAACAAAGTAGACATGCTGACCACAGACAACCAGCACCTCAACGATAAACTGGATAACGATGCCTTTTTAAATGGCGCATTCGCCGTATTAATAGGCGTATTTATCACCTTATTAGTACCGCGGCTATGGCCTTCAAAATCATCTGAGTGGGCCTAA
- a CDS encoding VC0807 family protein, whose amino-acid sequence MLANIGFNIIIPTLILTKLSSEEYLGPAYSIVVALAFPIGFGVREFMSTHKANFFSILGIFSVIMTGGMSLLQLDPEYIAIKEAAIPALFGLATLYSMRTRYPLVKTFLFNDQILQINKVKQALESYNNNHIFEQKLAHASYMVAGSFFLSSVLNYVLAKVILVSQPGTVEFTEELGKMTALSFPVIALPSTLVLVAALFYLLHHIQKLTHLKSDEIFNEM is encoded by the coding sequence ATGCTCGCCAATATAGGCTTTAATATTATTATTCCCACATTGATACTTACCAAGCTCAGCAGTGAAGAATACTTGGGGCCTGCTTATTCCATCGTGGTTGCCCTAGCCTTTCCCATAGGTTTTGGGGTGCGCGAGTTTATGAGCACCCATAAGGCCAATTTTTTCTCAATTTTAGGTATATTCAGCGTTATTATGACCGGCGGCATGAGCCTGCTACAGCTAGACCCTGAATACATCGCCATCAAAGAGGCGGCGATACCGGCGCTATTTGGCTTGGCCACACTGTACTCTATGCGCACCCGTTACCCACTGGTGAAAACCTTTTTGTTTAACGACCAGATTTTACAAATTAATAAAGTAAAGCAAGCGCTAGAGAGCTATAACAACAACCATATTTTTGAACAAAAATTAGCCCACGCCTCGTACATGGTAGCGGGCTCTTTCTTCTTATCGTCAGTGTTAAATTATGTGCTGGCCAAAGTGATACTAGTGAGCCAGCCAGGTACGGTTGAATTCACTGAAGAGCTGGGTAAAATGACAGCCCTTAGCTTTCCCGTTATTGCACTGCCCAGCACCTTAGTATTGGTTGCAGCACTGTTTTACCTACTGCATCACATACAAAAATTGACCCACTTAAAAAGTGATGAAATCTTTAATGAAATGTAA
- a CDS encoding PHP domain-containing protein, giving the protein MLADLHCHTTASDGGLPASELVLRALDRGVELLAITDHDTLDGYLAVQAQGLPPHIDLIPGIEFSSAWGNTGVHIVGLNLDVQHPQLLAGVAQQKAARLLRAEMIGQRLAKKGYSGCFEGASAIAGDSQLGRPHFAQFLVAQGHVNSVQQAFKRYLGAGKIGDVKATWADTGTVVEWITASGGVAVLAHPLHYKMTATKLRALIGDFQEAGGQAIEVSSGVLPNDKVQHIAQLAQQFGLYASCGSDFHHPDAQWGDIGKMSPLPSHCQPVWQLWQ; this is encoded by the coding sequence TTGTTAGCCGACCTACATTGCCATACTACTGCATCCGATGGTGGCCTGCCCGCCAGTGAACTGGTGTTACGGGCGCTAGACCGTGGCGTAGAGCTATTGGCTATTACTGATCACGACACTTTAGATGGCTATTTAGCGGTACAAGCACAAGGCTTGCCGCCTCACATAGACCTCATCCCCGGCATAGAGTTCTCCAGTGCTTGGGGTAATACCGGCGTGCACATAGTCGGCCTCAATCTCGATGTGCAGCATCCCCAATTATTAGCGGGGGTAGCGCAACAAAAGGCCGCCCGTCTATTACGTGCAGAAATGATAGGCCAGCGCCTAGCAAAAAAAGGTTATAGCGGTTGTTTTGAAGGGGCCAGCGCCATAGCGGGCGATAGCCAGCTGGGCAGGCCGCATTTTGCCCAGTTTTTAGTGGCCCAAGGCCATGTTAATTCTGTGCAACAAGCCTTTAAACGCTATTTGGGGGCAGGCAAGATAGGCGATGTTAAAGCCACCTGGGCCGATACGGGCACGGTAGTCGAGTGGATTACTGCCAGTGGCGGGGTGGCAGTATTAGCCCACCCCTTGCACTATAAAATGACCGCCACTAAGCTGCGCGCGCTAATCGGCGATTTTCAAGAAGCGGGCGGCCAGGCCATAGAAGTTAGCAGCGGCGTGCTACCCAATGACAAGGTGCAACACATCGCGCAATTAGCACAGCAGTTTGGCCTTTACGCCTCCTGTGGCAGTGATTTTCATCACCCTGATGCACAGTGGGGCGATATAGGTAAAATGTCGCCCTTGCCCAGCCATTGCCAGCCGGTATGGCAGTTGTGGCAATAA
- a CDS encoding L-threonylcarbamoyladenylate synthase, translating into MSQFFQIHPENPQKRLITQAADIIRSGGVVVYPTDSGYALGCQLEQKNALERIRRIRRLDEKHNFTLMCRDLSELSLYARVDNVAFRAVKNHTPGPYTFILKATSEVPRRLMQSKRKTIGLRVPANPIALALLNELNQPMMSVTMILPGETLPLTDPYDIRQTLEHELDLVIDGGYCGMAATSVIDMSEEEWQILRRGQGDVEQFEVE; encoded by the coding sequence ATGAGCCAGTTTTTTCAAATACACCCCGAAAACCCCCAGAAGCGCCTTATTACTCAGGCTGCCGACATTATCCGCAGTGGCGGAGTGGTGGTGTATCCCACCGATTCTGGCTATGCCTTAGGTTGCCAGCTAGAGCAAAAAAATGCCCTAGAACGCATACGCCGTATCAGGCGTTTAGATGAAAAGCATAACTTCACCCTGATGTGCCGGGATTTATCCGAGCTCAGCCTTTATGCTCGAGTTGATAACGTGGCCTTTAGGGCGGTTAAAAATCATACCCCGGGGCCCTACACCTTTATTTTAAAGGCTACCTCCGAAGTGCCGAGGCGGCTAATGCAAAGTAAGCGTAAAACGATAGGCCTGCGGGTGCCTGCCAACCCCATAGCGCTGGCTTTGTTGAACGAGCTTAACCAGCCCATGATGAGCGTTACCATGATACTACCCGGTGAAACGCTGCCGCTTACCGACCCCTATGATATACGCCAAACCCTAGAGCACGAGCTGGATCTGGTGATAGACGGCGGTTACTGTGGCATGGCAGCGACCAGCGTGATTGATATGTCCGAGGAAGAGTGGCAAATACTCAGGCGTGGTCAGGGTGATGTTGAACAGTTCGAGGTGGAATAA
- a CDS encoding segregation and condensation protein A, whose amino-acid sequence MPLAAPKVTLQGLRSMGSQQGEMPFAVVAGQALTEIPRDLYIPPDALEVFLEAFEGPLDLLLYLIKRQNIDILEINVANITKQYMRYVELMDSMQFELAAEYLLMAAMLAEIKSRMLLPRSEEALDEEDDPRAELIRRLQEYERFKKAAEDIDDMPRMGREIHQASAQPPDFKQVRAEPEVDMKELLLALGDVLRRADMFESHHVAKERLSTRERMAQVLSQVSSVQFMPFSSLFTIEEGRLGVVVTFLAILELIKESLLELVQTEDFGPIHVKARAS is encoded by the coding sequence TTGCCCCTAGCAGCTCCTAAGGTGACTTTGCAGGGCCTGCGTAGCATGGGCAGCCAGCAGGGCGAAATGCCCTTTGCGGTAGTGGCAGGCCAAGCGCTTACCGAAATCCCCCGTGATTTGTACATACCCCCCGATGCCTTAGAGGTGTTTTTAGAGGCCTTTGAAGGCCCATTGGATTTATTGCTATACCTGATTAAGCGCCAAAACATCGATATCCTAGAGATCAATGTCGCCAATATCACCAAGCAATATATGCGCTATGTAGAGTTAATGGACTCTATGCAGTTTGAGCTGGCGGCAGAATATCTGCTAATGGCTGCCATGCTCGCTGAAATAAAATCGCGCATGTTGTTGCCCCGTTCGGAAGAGGCACTAGACGAGGAAGACGATCCAAGAGCAGAGCTTATTCGTCGCCTGCAAGAATACGAGCGCTTTAAAAAAGCCGCTGAAGATATAGACGACATGCCGCGCATGGGTAGAGAGATACACCAAGCCTCGGCCCAGCCGCCCGATTTTAAACAAGTGCGCGCCGAGCCCGAAGTCGACATGAAAGAATTACTCTTGGCCCTGGGTGATGTGTTGCGCCGTGCTGATATGTTTGAGAGCCACCACGTGGCTAAAGAAAGGCTTTCTACCCGCGAGCGCATGGCGCAAGTTTTATCGCAGGTATCCAGCGTACAATTTATGCCGTTTTCCTCTTTATTTACCATAGAGGAAGGTCGCTTAGGGGTAGTTGTTACCTTTCTAGCGATTCTAGAATTAATAAAAGAGTCATTGCTTGAGTTAGTACAAACTGAAGACTTTGGCCCCATACATGTAAAAGCAAGAGCCTCATGA
- the scpB gene encoding SMC-Scp complex subunit ScpB — MSKETEQLQRIVEGALMAAGKPLNVQNLIDLFDVELEELPSKEQIKTALEDIQNDHKGRGFELKEIASGYRFQVIQEVAPWVSRMWDEKPQKYSRALLETLSLIAYRQPITRGDIEDIRGVAVSSHIIKTLLEREWVRIVGHKDVPGRPALFATTRSFLDYFNLKNLDDLPSLAEIRDLDDMNGELSLEGVDTPNMDTQQSEDDAAAVDPIDQQAQQDATEGDDGDSTEIEAAELDADTEQASQSADVSEVEQSDPADESDIAEAELPSDEVEPQEEIAALEQSVEPEAEVELETQQQTATAPQPSNTLNDEDDEQADLEAAAEAALLAEEEFSR, encoded by the coding sequence ATGAGCAAAGAAACCGAACAACTACAGCGCATCGTAGAAGGCGCATTAATGGCCGCGGGTAAACCGTTAAACGTGCAAAACCTCATCGATTTATTTGATGTGGAACTGGAAGAGCTGCCCAGCAAAGAGCAAATTAAAACGGCATTGGAAGATATACAGAATGACCACAAAGGCCGTGGCTTTGAGCTAAAAGAAATTGCCAGTGGTTATCGCTTTCAGGTTATTCAAGAGGTGGCACCTTGGGTGTCGCGCATGTGGGATGAGAAACCGCAAAAATACTCCCGCGCTTTGTTAGAAACCTTATCGCTAATCGCCTATCGTCAGCCCATTACTCGCGGCGACATAGAAGACATACGCGGCGTGGCGGTGAGCTCTCATATTATCAAAACCTTATTAGAGCGTGAATGGGTAAGAATAGTCGGCCATAAAGATGTACCTGGTCGGCCGGCACTATTTGCCACCACGCGTTCATTTTTAGATTATTTCAATTTAAAAAATCTAGATGATCTACCTTCGCTAGCTGAAATTCGCGATTTGGATGATATGAATGGCGAGCTTTCTCTGGAAGGCGTCGATACGCCGAATATGGATACGCAGCAAAGCGAAGACGATGCGGCGGCCGTAGACCCCATAGACCAACAAGCACAACAAGATGCCACTGAAGGCGATGACGGTGACAGCACAGAAATTGAAGCTGCCGAGCTTGATGCTGATACAGAGCAAGCATCACAAAGCGCAGATGTAAGCGAAGTTGAACAAAGTGACCCTGCCGATGAATCTGATATAGCCGAGGCAGAGTTACCTAGTGATGAGGTAGAGCCGCAAGAGGAAATTGCAGCGCTAGAGCAAAGTGTTGAGCCTGAAGCCGAAGTTGAACTTGAAACTCAGCAACAAACTGCAACAGCACCCCAGCCCAGCAATACCCTAAACGATGAAGACGACGAGCAAGCCGATTTAGAAGCCGCCGCCGAAGCCGCGTTATTAGCTGAAGAAGAATTCAGTCGCTAG
- the rluB gene encoding 23S rRNA pseudouridine(2605) synthase RluB, giving the protein MSTEPTGEKLQKLLAQAGLGSRRELEKVIAAGRVKVNDQTAKLGDRAGGKDKISVDGKVINAIPAEKYAGRVLIYNKPEGEICSRSDPEGRRTVFDRLPKIPNGRWISVGRLDYNTSGLLIFTTDGELANALTHPSTVIEREYMVRVLGEVDEPMLKRLSDGVLLDDGVARFTDIVDNGGDGANRWFYVVIMEGRNREVRRLWESQEVQVNRLKRVRYGDVFLPSKLKQGQWTEMAGKEVDALYKMAGKEVRKPAPINPKDVQAFERQERKNKPVHKGRRTPTK; this is encoded by the coding sequence ATGTCAACAGAACCAACAGGTGAAAAACTACAAAAACTTTTAGCCCAAGCAGGTTTGGGTTCGCGCCGTGAACTGGAAAAAGTCATAGCCGCAGGGCGCGTAAAAGTGAATGACCAAACTGCCAAACTGGGTGACCGTGCTGGTGGTAAAGATAAAATTAGCGTCGATGGCAAAGTTATTAATGCCATTCCCGCGGAAAAATATGCCGGTAGAGTGCTTATTTATAACAAGCCCGAAGGTGAGATTTGTTCACGCAGCGACCCCGAAGGCCGCCGCACCGTATTTGATCGTCTCCCTAAAATTCCTAACGGCCGTTGGATATCAGTAGGTCGTTTAGACTATAACACCAGCGGCTTATTAATATTTACCACTGACGGTGAGTTAGCTAATGCGTTAACCCACCCCTCAACCGTGATAGAGCGCGAATACATGGTGCGCGTATTGGGTGAAGTCGATGAGCCCATGCTAAAACGCTTGAGCGACGGCGTCTTGCTAGATGACGGCGTGGCCCGCTTTACCGACATCGTCGACAATGGTGGTGACGGCGCTAACCGCTGGTTTTATGTGGTCATTATGGAAGGCCGTAACCGCGAAGTGCGTCGCCTATGGGAGTCGCAAGAGGTACAGGTTAACCGCCTTAAACGCGTGCGTTATGGCGATGTGTTCTTGCCTTCCAAGCTCAAGCAGGGGCAGTGGACAGAGATGGCCGGTAAAGAAGTGGATGCGCTGTATAAAATGGCTGGCAAGGAAGTACGCAAGCCCGCGCCTATCAATCCTAAAGACGTACAAGCCTTTGAACGTCAAGAGCGCAAAAATAAACCTGTGCATAAAGGGCGCAGGACGCCTACTAAATAA
- a CDS encoding antibiotic biosynthesis monooxygenase family protein, with translation MYAVIFKAEVAAFDAEYFATAAKMRDSAISQYGCRDFIACTEGNMEIAISYWDSEAQIKAWKQDLDHIAAQQLGKAKWYKSYSVEITEIVRAYHSQP, from the coding sequence ATGTATGCCGTTATTTTTAAAGCTGAAGTCGCCGCGTTTGATGCGGAGTATTTCGCCACCGCTGCAAAAATGCGCGACAGCGCTATAAGCCAGTATGGCTGTAGGGACTTTATTGCCTGCACCGAGGGTAATATGGAAATTGCTATCTCTTACTGGGATAGCGAGGCTCAGATTAAGGCATGGAAGCAAGACCTTGATCATATCGCTGCCCAGCAATTAGGCAAGGCTAAGTGGTATAAATCTTACTCTGTAGAAATCACCGAAATTGTGCGCGCTTATCATTCACAGCCATAG
- a CDS encoding phosphoribosylaminoimidazolesuccinocarboxamide synthase, with the protein MSLADTVLAVNDDLPIRTDKPVHSGKVRAVYWLTDADSKRLIAEKGYQVPADTPLAIMVISDRISAFDCIWRGEGELNGVPGKGAALNAISNHWFKLFKEQGLADSHILDIPHPFVWIVQKAQPVMIEAICRQYITGSMWRAYSKGERDFCGITLPEGLQKEQKLDDILITPSTKGILKGLPGVPEADDVNISRQNIEDNFAAFNFKRSDDISHYERLLKEGFNVISDALATLEQIFVDTKFEFGYVRDNNGNDKLIYMDEVGTPDSSRIWDGAAYSKGEIIENSKEGFRQFLLNHFPDPDILLNKERMDERTALARDNVLPEAALMAISKTYIGIAEKITGQKLLLAANPKAEIIAVLREQYGLVD; encoded by the coding sequence ATGAGCCTAGCCGATACTGTATTAGCCGTTAATGACGACCTACCTATACGCACTGATAAACCCGTACACAGCGGCAAAGTGCGCGCTGTGTATTGGTTAACTGACGCTGACAGCAAAAGACTGATAGCCGAAAAAGGCTACCAGGTGCCCGCCGATACCCCCTTGGCGATCATGGTGATTAGCGACCGCATCTCAGCCTTTGATTGTATTTGGCGCGGCGAAGGCGAGCTAAACGGCGTGCCCGGTAAAGGCGCTGCCCTCAACGCTATTTCAAACCACTGGTTTAAACTCTTTAAAGAGCAAGGCCTAGCCGACAGCCATATACTGGACATCCCCCACCCCTTTGTGTGGATAGTACAAAAAGCCCAGCCTGTGATGATAGAGGCCATCTGTCGCCAATACATCACCGGCTCCATGTGGCGCGCCTATAGCAAAGGCGAGCGCGACTTTTGCGGCATCACCCTGCCCGAAGGTTTGCAAAAAGAGCAAAAACTCGATGACATCTTAATTACGCCATCCACCAAGGGCATATTAAAAGGCCTACCCGGCGTGCCCGAAGCTGATGACGTTAATATCAGCCGCCAAAATATTGAAGATAACTTCGCTGCCTTTAATTTTAAACGCAGCGACGACATCAGCCACTACGAGCGTTTATTAAAAGAAGGCTTTAACGTTATCAGCGACGCGCTAGCCACACTGGAGCAGATTTTTGTAGACACCAAATTTGAGTTTGGCTACGTACGCGATAACAACGGCAATGACAAATTAATCTACATGGATGAAGTAGGCACACCCGACTCGTCACGCATTTGGGATGGCGCCGCCTACAGCAAGGGCGAAATTATAGAAAACTCTAAAGAAGGTTTTAGACAGTTTTTATTAAATCACTTCCCCGATCCCGATATATTATTAAACAAAGAGCGTATGGATGAGCGCACAGCGCTGGCCAGAGATAATGTATTACCGGAAGCGGCGTTAATGGCTATTTCTAAAACCTATATAGGCATAGCCGAAAAAATTACCGGCCAGAAGTTACTGTTAGCTGCTAATCCTAAGGCTGAAATCATTGCAGTGTTACGTGAGCAGTATGGTTTAGTAGACTAG
- a CDS encoding cation:proton antiporter family protein codes for MEFIWILIAFVCGLSTKLISLPPLIGYLIAGFILNAMGIVATDSLTSLANLGITLMLFTIGLKINLQDLFRRETWMGSTSHMGLWVLISSAIILFVGALSAPYFSELSHGAAALLAFAFSFSSTVCAIKLLEESGELKXRHGKLAMGVLIMQDVIAVIFLAVSSGKVPSEYAVGLIALVFMRPLINRLLNNIGHSELLPLTGFCLAIGGYELFEALQLKGDLGALLFGMIISHHPAASELNKSLMNFRDLFLIGFFLSIGFIALPNLEMISIAAFICLLLVVKFLLFFAVFIKLKLRARTAYLTALALSNFSEFGLIVVALGVNAQWVSKEWLVILALATSFSFVLTSIFYRGAHRFYGKHKGLIKRFESKTPLPRDRHIQPKDAEVLVIGLGRVGKGAYQALHNRLGNKVWGMDADQSRIRSLKKQGLHVFAGDGEDADLWEKLDISKIQLILLSLPTIEDSANVTEQLNAVNYQGKIAAIARYEDEQKKLLAQGIDKVFNFFTEAGSGFADESLELINPKPNMP; via the coding sequence ATGGAATTCATTTGGATACTAATTGCCTTTGTGTGTGGGTTAAGCACAAAATTAATTAGCTTACCGCCGTTAATCGGTTACTTAATCGCCGGTTTTATCCTAAATGCCATGGGCATAGTCGCCACCGACAGCCTAACTAGCCTAGCCAACTTAGGCATTACTTTAATGCTGTTTACCATAGGCTTAAAAATTAACCTGCAGGATTTATTTAGGCGCGAAACTTGGATGGGCTCAACCAGCCATATGGGCTTGTGGGTACTTATAAGCAGCGCGATTATTTTATTTGTTGGCGCTCTCTCAGCACCATATTTCAGCGAACTAAGCCACGGCGCTGCCGCCTTGCTCGCATTTGCGTTTAGCTTTAGCAGCACTGTATGCGCGATAAAATTACTAGAGGAAAGCGGCGAATTAAAANCCCGCCATGGCAAGCTCGCCATGGGCGTGTTGATTATGCAAGACGTTATCGCGGTTATTTTTTTAGCGGTAAGCTCAGGCAAAGTTCCTTCTGAATATGCCGTAGGCTTAATAGCCCTAGTTTTTATGCGGCCATTAATTAACCGTTTACTTAATAACATAGGCCACAGCGAGCTATTGCCGTTAACCGGTTTTTGTTTGGCCATAGGTGGCTATGAATTATTTGAAGCCCTACAGCTAAAAGGCGACTTGGGCGCGCTGTTATTTGGCATGATTATTAGCCACCACCCGGCTGCCTCTGAATTGAATAAGTCGCTGATGAACTTTAGGGATTTATTTTTAATTGGTTTTTTCCTCTCCATAGGCTTTATCGCCCTACCCAACCTAGAAATGATTAGCATTGCCGCCTTTATTTGCCTATTGCTAGTGGTTAAATTTTTACTGTTTTTTGCCGTATTTATTAAGCTAAAACTTAGGGCGCGCACCGCTTATCTCACCGCGTTGGCATTAAGTAACTTTAGTGAGTTTGGCCTTATCGTAGTGGCACTAGGGGTCAATGCCCAGTGGGTAAGCAAGGAGTGGTTAGTTATTTTAGCTTTGGCCACGTCTTTCTCATTTGTACTTACCAGCATATTCTATCGTGGAGCCCACCGTTTTTACGGCAAACACAAAGGCCTTATTAAACGCTTTGAATCAAAAACCCCACTACCCCGCGACCGCCACATACAACCAAAAGATGCCGAGGTACTGGTTATAGGTCTAGGACGTGTCGGTAAAGGTGCATACCAAGCTTTGCATAATCGACTAGGTAATAAAGTCTGGGGCATGGACGCGGATCAAAGTCGTATACGCAGCCTTAAAAAACAAGGCCTGCATGTATTTGCTGGCGATGGTGAAGATGCTGACCTTTGGGAAAAACTAGATATTAGTAAAATACAGCTCATTTTACTGTCGCTGCCCACCATAGAAGACAGCGCCAATGTGACTGAACAATTAAACGCTGTAAATTACCAAGGCAAAATTGCCGCTATCGCCCGCTACGAAGACGAACAGAAAAAACTATTGGCGCAGGGCATAGATAAAGTCTTTAACTTTTTCACCGAAGCCGGTAGCGGCTTTGCCGATGAGAGCTTGGAGTTAATTAACCCCAAGCCTAATATGCCCTAA
- a CDS encoding exodeoxyribonuclease III, translating into MKVITANTNGIRAAARKGFFEWLAKEQPDVVCIQETKAQVDQLSDPIFHPEGYHCYYFDAEKKGYSGVALYCKKKPKKVIKGLGWDPADSEGRYIQADFDGVSVISMYLPSGSSSEAVQIKKDGFLDNIMAHFKTLRRKRREYIICADWNICHKEIDLKNWKPNQKNSGFLPHERAWLDTLYNEVGYVDAFREINQEAEQYTWWSNRGQAWAKNVGWRIDYHVVTPGLVDKIQSASIYKDERFSDHAPFIMEYDINY; encoded by the coding sequence ATGAAAGTTATTACCGCTAACACCAATGGCATTAGGGCGGCGGCCCGCAAAGGTTTTTTTGAGTGGTTGGCCAAAGAACAGCCCGATGTGGTGTGCATACAAGAGACTAAGGCGCAGGTCGATCAACTTAGCGACCCTATCTTTCATCCCGAAGGCTATCATTGCTATTACTTCGATGCGGAAAAGAAGGGTTATAGTGGCGTAGCGCTGTATTGTAAGAAGAAGCCTAAGAAAGTGATTAAGGGCCTAGGCTGGGATCCCGCCGATTCAGAAGGCCGTTATATACAGGCCGATTTTGATGGCGTCAGCGTCATCTCTATGTATTTACCCTCTGGTTCTAGCAGCGAGGCGGTGCAAATTAAAAAAGACGGCTTCTTAGACAATATCATGGCGCACTTTAAAACCCTGCGTCGCAAGCGTCGTGAGTATATTATTTGTGCTGACTGGAATATTTGCCACAAAGAGATAGACCTTAAAAACTGGAAGCCCAATCAAAAAAATTCCGGATTTTTACCTCATGAGCGGGCGTGGCTAGATACGCTGTATAACGAAGTGGGCTATGTGGATGCTTTTAGGGAAATCAACCAAGAGGCGGAGCAATATACCTGGTGGTCTAACCGCGGTCAGGCGTGGGCTAAAAACGTGGGGTGGCGTATCGATTACCATGTCGTTACCCCGGGGCTGGTGGATAAAATACAGTCAGCATCTATCTATAAAGACGAGCGTTTTTCTGACCATGCGCCTTTTATTATGGAATACGATATTAACTACTAA
- the yajC gene encoding preprotein translocase subunit YajC yields the protein MNFISQAHAQAAGEASADGGIIQLVMLVGLFVMFYFIAIRPQRKRQKEHGEMVKSLGKGDEVVTTSGILGKIVKIDGDYLLLNVSENVDLKFQRHSIHAILPKGTLKSI from the coding sequence ATGAATTTTATATCTCAGGCCCACGCGCAAGCAGCAGGCGAAGCTTCAGCTGACGGCGGCATTATTCAACTCGTTATGCTAGTAGGTTTATTTGTGATGTTTTACTTCATCGCCATACGCCCCCAGCGCAAGCGCCAAAAAGAGCATGGCGAAATGGTTAAGTCTTTGGGCAAAGGCGACGAAGTGGTAACTACCAGCGGCATTTTAGGCAAAATTGTTAAAATCGATGGCGATTACCTTCTATTAAACGTGAGTGAAAATGTTGATCTTAAATTTCAACGCCACTCTATACACGCCATATTACCTAAGGGTACTTTGAAAAGTATCTAA